cctagcattcacaaggcagcagatcgatcccagcccgggaccgtgagtttaagctgtttactggggaggccactgttgtggttgggcaccacagcagGAGGGGGAAGTTGTggttgcccggctgacattctggtgagcatctattctgatgaaactcgaACTGAAATCAGACATATTTGCCttcaatcaggtagtaggaaatatttactttaatgttgttactgttcataaaataattaactttttccttgtttcctttcctcactgagctgttttccctgttggagcccctaggcttaaagcatcctgcttttccaactagggttgcagcttagcaactaataataataataataataataataataataataataataataataacttcagaagttcaaactttcagcaaatgtttgaatgtttatttatgaagatctattttaatgttgttaatgttcctgaaatgtgttatattaattgttcattacttctcctgtagtttatttacttccttatttcctcactgggttatttttctcctattggagcccttggacttatagcatcctgcttctccaactagggttgtaggttggatgatgatgatgatgatgatgatgatgatgataataataataataataataacaataataataataatattaataataataataatattaataataataataataatatcatcattattattattgttattaactagagggatactcagtagaacgcagacctccgccaagacagcttgacctttgaccttaacatgtattaattgacgtgaatttccatacacttaaatatgaaccaagtttgaaatctctgtgacaacgatgtccgcagttatggctgattacgtgaattggacattttgcttaactgtgaccttgacctttgaccttgaccttccaaaaattaaccatttccagctttttacatgaaagttaatccctgcaagtttcattactctacgattaaaattgtagacgcaaacataacctccttccaacttcgtaataataatgacatttctcGCAGGATACTCATGAAACCGAAGGATTCATATGTACAGTCCTACAGAGGACTGCAAAATCCTGTCGCAATAACTCAAAAGCCGGATCTTGCCACTATTCAAAACATGACGCAAAGACTCGAAGAAACATCAAAGACGCCATAAGAAAATCTCGGGGGCCTGGCGAGTTAGCAGGGGGGCAGAGACGATCAAGCAAGTCCTACATCTTAATCTGAGGCATCCTGCTAGGATAATTCACCTCAGGGAGATCGAAAGGAGGATATATAAGATGGAGAGTTTCTTGGAGAATCACAACATCAGCGGGAATCGGCCACGTCGCAGAAAGAGCAGACCAGTTGATTTCGACTTCGAACCTCCTTCGATTATTTCCTCCATGTTTCTTTCCCAGGTAAGTTATTCggtttgtatattatataaaaaccTCGAGATTTGCTTCGTTTTTGTTTTAATGTCAAGATTAACTtaatatctatactcaattttttttaatgaggtgtattcgcaccgactcgcaggggtgcccttttagctcggaaaagtttcctaatcgctgattgatTGGATGTAGTTGAGTATAGTTTATCTAGATTCTAGATCTTGAATAAGTTAATTACTCTGTTCTGTGTGCGCTTTGATACAATAGATTCATTTATATGTAGGGActatggcggaggtctgcgttctactgagtgtccctctagttaataacaataataatgataataataataataataataataccattattattattattattattattattattattattagctaagctacaatcctagttggaaaagcaggatgctagaagctcaagggctccaacaaggaaaaatagcacagtgaagaaaggaaataaggaaacaaataaactatataagaagtaatgaacaattaaaataaaatatttttaaaataataacagcataaaaacagatatttgctatataaactataaaaagacttatgtcagcctgttcaacataaatacattcgcagcaagtttgaactttttgaagttctactgattcaactacccgactaggcaGATcgttccagaacttggtcacagctggaataaaacttctagaatactgtgtagtattgagcctcatgatgaagaaggcctgactattagaaattaACTATAAATGCGCATAAATGCTCACATGGCTATCTATTCGTTTTATTCAATGTTATGAGAATTGATTGATCTTTCAGATTAACTTTTAATTTCTCGTGGTTCATAACTCCAACAATAATTTTACCTTACACAATTTCTTGATCTTTTGCCACATTCTACCTTTACAAAATAAATTGATTATTAAAAAATGTTCTCCTACACTCAGCAAAGTGATTCCAAACTTTATGTTAtagttttaatagttatttttCGTTTAAATTCTGTCGTTATAATATAGTttgattttattatcaattttcagtTTATACTAAGAATTTACtagttattttttgtttaaattctGGCGTTATAATATAGTTTGATTTTATAAACGATTTTCAATTTATATTAAGATTTTACAAGTTATTTTTCGTTTAAATTCTAGTTAAAATATAGTttaattttatatacaattttcagtttatattaagaattttttcatataaattctggcatcaaaataaattttagtttCGTAAACAGCTTTCAAAGTTTATATTAAGAATTTACTAATTATTTTTCGTTTACATTCTAGTGTTATAATATAGTttaattttatatacaattttcaaagtttatattaagAATTTACTAATTATTTTTCGTTTAAATTCTGGCGTTATGATATAGTttaattttatatacaattttcagTTTATGTTAAGAATTTACtagttatttttcatataaattctggcatcaaaataaattttagtttCATATACAGCTTTCAAAGTTTATATTAAGAATTTACTAGTTACTTTTCGTTCAACTTCTGACGTTATAATaaagtttaattttatataaaattttcgttCAACTTCTGACGTTATAATaaagtttaattttatataaaattttcgttCAACTTCTGACGTTATAATaaagtttaattttatataaaattttcgttCAACTTCTGACGTTATAATaaagtttaattttatataaaattttcgttCAACCTCTGGCGTTATAATATaaagtttaattttatataaaatcttcGTTCAACTTCTGACGTTATAATaaagtttaattttatataaaatcttcGTTCAACTTCTGACGTTATAATaaagtttaattttatataaaatcttcGTTCAACTTCTGACGTTATAATaaagtttaattttatataaaatcttcGTTCAACTTCTGACGTTATAATaaagtttaattttatataaaatcttcGTTCAACTTCTGACGTTATAATaaagtttaattttatataaaattttcgttCAACTTCTGACGTTATAATaaagtttaattttatataaaatcttcGTTCAACTTCTGACGTTATAATaaagtttaattttatataaaatcttcGTTCAACTTCTGACGTTATAATaaagtttaattttatataaaatcttcGTTCAACTTCTGACGTTATAATaaagtttaattttatataaaatcttcGTTCAACTTCTGACGTTATAATaaagtttaattttatataaaattttcgttCAACTTCTGACGTTATAATaaagtttaattttatataaaatcttcGTTCAACTTCTGGCGTTATAATATAAAGTTTCCGACTAAAGTTTATCTCTCAATCTAAGtttcttttcataatttctatACTATTTCAATCTTGATctacttttgaaatttatttcacCATCTCTATCGAGAATAGTTTGAGATTtaagaatgttattattatcaataaccttatttgaaaaagcaagatgctataagcccaagggctccgacagggaaaaatagcccattgaggaaaggaaacaaggaaataaatacattacaagagaagtaatatacataaaaataaaatatcttaaggatagtaacaacattaaattagatctttcatatataaactataaaaacttataaaaaaagaagagaaataagatagaacagcgtgcccgagtgtacccttgaacaagagaactctaatccaagagagtgaaagaccatggtacagaggctatggcattgcccaagactagagaacaatggcttgattttggagtggccttctcctagaagagctgcttaccatagctaaagagtctcttctacccttaccaagaggaaagtagccactaaacaattgcagtgaagaattgtttagtaacctcagagttgtcaggtgtatgaaaactaGTCCATTATCTTCAAAATTAGGAAAgtactcttgcttgggggtacactcgggcacactattctatctaatttctcttcctcttgttctattcaagtttttctatttcttatacgaaatatttattttgatattgctactcttaaaatatttcattttccttgtttcctttcctcactgggctattttccctgtaggagacccttgggcttatagcatcctgcttttcaaactagagtcaATTCGTTTTAGTAgaccagatttgcaccgactcgcaggaggggcccttttagctcggaaaagtttcctaatcgctgattggttggacgagatcattctaaccaatcagataccaggaaacatttccgaactaaaatggcaccgttgcgagtcaagtgcaaatgcgcctcattaaaaaaaaattagtatagggttgtagcttagcaagtaataataataataataatgataataataataataataataataataataataataataataataatattaataataatgataacaaaataaaaataataataataataataacaataataataataataataatgataacaataataataataataataataatcataataaaaataataataatactaataataatgataataataataataatattaataataatgataacaaaataaaaataataataataataataataataataataataataataataatgataacactaataataataataataaaaataatgataataataatgataataataataataatattaataataatgataacaaaataaaaataataataataataataacaataataataataataataacgataacaataataataataataataataaaaataacaataataataacaataatgataataataataataataatgataataataataataataataataataataataataatgtgtaggccAAGATAAAGTAGATATGTAATCGAGAATTATACCATTAAAACTATATCATAATTTCCCCTTTTTCAGAGTCTCCGTCATCTGTCATCATGTGGACGTCTGATGCTGATGCTAAGCCTTATTCTAATATGCCAGGTGAGCTGTATATTCCATGTACAGCTGGACGCAGGATTTCCTGGTATAcctctccctacgctatctgtttggttaccatCCAGTTCCTAGGAGAGAGGTGTGCCGGGAATTCTGGTGTCCTACTGTACATATTACATAGTTGTATGACTATATGGGACTGTGCATAGTGAATGTGTACTATATGGGATGCTGTATAATGGTGTATGGATGTTTTATAATGTTTGTATACTGTATGGGATGCTGTATAGTGTAGGTTCACTTTATTGGATGGTGTATGTTCACTATATGGGAcgctatataatgtatgtatactgtatgggaTGTTGTATAGTGTATGTATGCTATATGGTATGCTGTATAGTGTATGCAAGCTATATGGgatgttgttaagtgtatgaatAGTATATGGGATactttataatgtatgtatactatatgggATATTGTATAGTGTATGCAAACTATATGGGACGCAATATAATGTATGTACACTGAATGGGATATTGTGAAGTGTTACGTATGCTGTATGAGACCCTCCCCCATTGTCATATACCGAAATATACTAATATAAATCTCTATTTTCCACCCAGGACACAGCTGCCTCCTTCATTCGAATTCGTCCCAACACTTTCAAGGAGTTCCAGTCGATAAAATGTCACGGGAAATTCGACAAGGAGCAGTATGCCGCCCTTACCCGTCTGTGTGATGACTGTAATAATCTGTTCCGTGATCCGGAAGTTTTGATTGGTTGCAAGTAAgtttagtaaatattattattattattattattatcatcatcattattattattattatatttattactttcatttttattattataattattactattattgttattacttttatcattcttattattattatcatcatcattattattattattattattattattattattattattattattattattattatatttttattgttatttctatcatattcttattatc
The nucleotide sequence above comes from Palaemon carinicauda isolate YSFRI2023 chromosome 2, ASM3689809v2, whole genome shotgun sequence. Encoded proteins:
- the LOC137622835 gene encoding ion transport peptide-like, with protein sequence MFLSQSLRHLSSCGRLMLMLSLILICQDTAASFIRIRPNTFKEFQSIKCHGKFDKEQYAALTRLCDDCNNLFRDPEVLIGCKADCFRNSFFPQCVSMLLMDHMEPDLFKMIDNVSGNSPNV